From the genome of Primulina eburnea isolate SZY01 chromosome 12, ASM2296580v1, whole genome shotgun sequence, one region includes:
- the LOC140806913 gene encoding ankyrin repeat-containing protein ITN1, protein MSSPVKNAHDGDLEKGISSPTTSQNPLDEPSPSPSPSSSTAPALVLSNSGKRIDQSGKKKYVKQVTGRHNDTELHLAAQRGDLVAVKQILDDINSQMVRTLSGADFDVEVAEIRASVVNEVNELGETVLFTAADKGHINVVKELLKFSNKETLTKKNRSLFDPLHIAASQGHHEIVQVLLDHDPSLIKTIGPANATPLVTAASRGHTAVVNELLSKDCGLLEISRSNGKNALHFAARPGHVDIVKALLEKDSQLARRTDKKGQTALHMAVKGVSCEVVKLLLDADAAIVMLPDKSGNTALHVATRKKRPKIVNELLRLPDTNVNALTRDHKTALDIAEDLPLSEESSELKACLCHYGAVRANELNQPRDELRKTVSQIKKDVHIQLEQTKRTNKNVHGIAKELRKLHREGINNATNSVTVVAVLFATVAFAAIFTVPGGDENNGTAVVVSRISFKIFFIFNAIALFTSLAVVVVQITLVRGETKAERRVVEVINKLMWLASVCTSVAFMSSSYIVVGRKHEWAAILVTLVGGIIMAGVLGTMTYYVVRSKRIRSMRKKEKCGRSGSNSWHHSEFSNSDIEAYYAL, encoded by the exons ATGTCTTCTCCAGTCAAAAATG CCCATGATGGAGACTTGGAGAAAGGTATATCCAGTCCAACAACAAGCCAGAACCCATTGGATGAGCCATCACCGTCACCATCACCGTCCTCGTCTACTGCACCCGCTCTGGTTCTATCAAATTCAGGGAAGCGAATTGACCAATCAGGCAAAAAGAAATACGTAAAACAGGTGACTGGTCGTCATAATGATACCGAGTTGCATTTGGCAGCTCAAAGAGGTGATCTTGTCGCAGTGAAGCAGATACTAGATGATATTAATTCTCAAATGGTGAGGACTCTAAGTGGGGCAGATTTTGACGTGGAGGTTGCGGAAATTAGGGCATCAGTTGTAAATGAGGTGAATGAGTTGGGAGAGACTGTGTTATTCACAGCAGCTGACAAAGGACACATTAATGTGGTTAAGGAGCTTCTCAAGTTCTCGAATAAAGAAACACTTACTAAGAAGAACAGATCATTATTTGATCCTCTGCATATAGCTGCAAGTCAAGGACACCATG AGATTGTGCAAGTGCTGTTAGATCATGATCCTAGCTTAATTAAAACAATTGGTCCTGCAAATGCAACTCCTCTAGTAACTGCGGCTTCAAGAGGCCATACTGCTGTGGTTAACGAACTGTTATCAAAGGATTGTGGCTTGCTAGAAATTTCTAGATCAAATGGAAAAAATGCATTACACTTTGCAGCCAGACCAGGACATGTTGACATTGTTAAGGCATTGCTAGAGAAAGATTCACAATTGGCTCGAAGGACAGACAAAAAGGGACAAACAGCGTTACATATGGCTGTGAAAGGGGTTAGCTGTGAAGTTGTGAAATTACTTCTAGATGCTGATGCAGCTATTGTTATGTTACCTGACAAATCTGGAAATACGGCTTTACATGTGGCTACTAGGAAAAAGCGACCAAAG ATAGTTAATGAGTTATTACGTCTACCTGATACCAATGTGAATGCACTAACACGAGACCACAAGACTGCTCTTGACATTGCTGAAGATCTTCCCCTTTCCGAAGAATCCTCCGAGTTAAAGGCATGCCTATGTCATTACGGAGCTGTGCGAGCCAACGAATTGAATCAACCCAGAGATGAGCTACGCAAAACCGTCTCCCAAATCAAAAAAGATGTTCACATTCAGCTCGAACAAACAAAGAGAACAAATAAAAATGTCCATGGAATTGCAAAAGAGCTTCGAAAACTACACCGAGAAGGTATAAATAATGCCACCAACTCGGTGACTGTGGTAGCTGTGCTCTTCGCGACGGTTGCCTTTGCAGCCATTTTTACAGTGCCTGGTGGGGATGAAAATAATGGAACGGCAGTGGTTGTGAGCCGTATTTCCTTTAAAATCTTCTTTATTTTCAATGCCATTGCACTTTTTACGTCCTTGGCTGTTGTTGTGGTTCAAATAACTCTTGTTAGAGGTGAGACGAAGGCTGAAAGACGTGTAGTAGAAGTTATCAACAAACTCATGTGGTTGGCTTCCGTGTGCACGTCAGTGGCTTTTATGTCGTCTTCTTATATAGTGGTTGGCCGTAAACATGAGTGGGCTGCTATACTGGTTACACTTGTTGGAGGAATTATAATGGCTGGGGTTCTTGGAACAATGACTTATTATGTGGTGAGGTCCAAGAGAATACGATCCATGAGGAAGAAGGAGAAATGTGGTCGGAGTGGCTCCAACTCATGGCATCACTCAGAATTTTCTAATTCGGATATCGAGGCATATTACGCACTCTGA
- the LOC140808059 gene encoding ubiquitin-conjugating enzyme E2 7: protein MASPSQASLLLQKQLKDLCKHPVDGFSAGLLDEANLFEWSVTIIGPPDTLYEGGFFNAIMSFPPNYPNSPPTVKFTSEIWHPNVYTDGKVCISILHPPGDDPNGYELASERWSPVHTVESIVLSIISMLSSPNDESPANVEAAKEWRDHRDDFKKKVSRCVRRSQEMM from the exons ATGGCTTCGCCCTCTCAAGCTAGCCTTCTTCTTCAAAAACAACTTAAAG ATCTGTGCAAACACCCGGTTGATGGATTTTCTGCCGGTTTGCTGGATGAAGCTAACCTGTTTGAATGGAGTGTGACCATAATTGGCCCACCTGACACGTTATA TGAAGGGGGCTTTTTCAATGCCATCATGAGTTTCCCACCAAATTACCCAAACAGTCCTCCAACAGTGAAATTTACCTCGGAGATATGGCATCCTAATG TTTATACTGACGGGAAGGTCTGCATTTCAATTCTTCATCCCCCAGGAGATGATCCAAATGGCTATGAGCTTGCCAGTGAGCGTTGGTCACCTGTGCACACG GTCGAGAGTATAGTTCTAAGCATCATATCAATGCTTTCAAGTCCAAATGATGAATCTCCTGCTAATGTTGAAGCTGCT AAGGAGTGGAGAGATCATAGGGACGACTTTAAGAAGAAAGTTAGTCGTTGCGTGAGACGATCACAGGAGATGATGTAA